The DNA window CGGCCGGTCGTTATATTCCTGTTTGACAGAACTCATAGAATGCGATCGTCACTCGAGGATCTCTTCGAGATCAGCCTGGGCGTCATCGAGGGCGTCTTGAGCGGATTTCTCCCCGCCCACAGCCTCTTGAATCGCCGTAACGACTCTGTTATTAAACTCGTTGAAACTCGGGATCTTCGGGCGGCTTCGCGCGTACTCCGAGGCCTCCACGAACGGCGCCCAGTTCTCGTCTTCAGTGAAGAAGTCGCGATCGGCGACCGATTCGAGGACCGGCAGGAACCCCTTGCTTTGCGAGTACTCGAAGCGCCGTTCTTCGTCGTAGTAGAACCTGAACAGGTCTCTCGCGAGATCCTCGTTCTCCGTCTGGGTGTAGATAACCAGACTGTCGACCGTGCTGAGATTGTACCGCCCTGCGGGCCCCTCTGGTACTTGGACGATCCCGTAATCGAAGTCCTGGTCGCTGTCTTCGATGTTGAGGCCGGCATAGACGTGAGCAATGACCATTCCAAGGTCGCCGTTCTCGAACAGGCGTCGAACGTCTTGCCGGGACGAGGAGAGCGGTGATGGCTGCGTGATCTCGTGGTCCTGGACGAGATCGCTGTAGAACGAAAGCGCCTCGACGCCTTCGTCGGAGTTCACCACGGGGCTGCCGTCGTCGACCAGATCGGCCCCGAACGACCAGTGATAGTGGTAGTACTGCGAGCCCGTTTCCAGCGCCGCATTTGCCGGAAGGCCGTAGGCGGATGTACTCGCGTTGTCCCGGATCTCGATCGCCGCTTCGAGCATGTCGTCCCACGTATCGAGGCCGGGATCTTCGGGGTCAAGACCCGCTTCTTC is part of the Halosolutus amylolyticus genome and encodes:
- a CDS encoding ABC transporter substrate-binding protein, whose translation is MTHNNPGDGDGRINRRQMMSLFGAGGAVAIAGCIGGDDPRSSDGDIQFLTMGVGDNIEEFFEENNAAFEEEYDVELDFTSVTWDNAQSTLNTRVDGGEAPDVSRLPARWIPEFAGKEALVPLDEMMEGEFGDRFYEGLVESNYYDGHYYGAPWAQSNKCLYYNKDVFEEAGLDPEDPGLDTWDDMLEAAIEIRDNASTSAYGLPANAALETGSQYYHYHWSFGADLVDDGSPVVNSDEGVEALSFYSDLVQDHEITQPSPLSSSRQDVRRLFENGDLGMVIAHVYAGLNIEDSDQDFDYGIVQVPEGPAGRYNLSTVDSLVIYTQTENEDLARDLFRFYYDEERRFEYSQSKGFLPVLESVADRDFFTEDENWAPFVEASEYARSRPKIPSFNEFNNRVVTAIQEAVGGEKSAQDALDDAQADLEEILE